In Candidatus Jettenia caeni, a single window of DNA contains:
- a CDS encoding transposase codes for MAYRYGNRYQIALLPKSIEDYVGPDDPVRVYDAFVDALDLKELGMEMNPHKVGNTEYDPRVMLKLFVYGYSYGWKSSRKLERALYHNVSFIWLLGGLTPDHKTIAEFRRKNTEALKRILKQCTRMCMELDLLDGNVLFVDGTKIRANASRTRNHTKHHYEEHLAEVDKRIDELLEECERIDEKEKEQGSWIKLEKELVENEEYRTRIREMLNRFKEEEEKGKRPKTINQTDPESALMRSVQGSHASYNVQSVVDEKHSLIVHVDAVSETSDVNQFAHQITQAEEVTGKGCKVGCADAGYADTEELEKIDRRGTTVIVPSQRQALHNPEEKPFGKDKFVYDKEHDCYWCPEGQKLVYEGKHEGDKKIAYRIPDAVVCKKCKQYGQCTDFPRGRKIVRLSQEEVKEKLERQYEHPESQEIYKKRKARVEHPFGHIRRNLGMTSFLVRGREGARAEISVAATCFNIVRMITLLGGVRELIGGFMALQS; via the coding sequence ATGGCATATCGATATGGGAATCGTTATCAAATAGCATTATTACCCAAAAGCATCGAGGACTATGTTGGTCCCGATGACCCGGTAAGGGTATATGATGCGTTTGTTGATGCACTGGATTTGAAAGAACTTGGTATGGAGATGAATCCTCATAAAGTTGGTAACACAGAGTATGATCCCCGGGTCATGCTCAAATTATTTGTCTACGGCTATTCGTATGGATGGAAGAGTTCCCGGAAACTCGAGAGAGCTCTGTATCATAATGTATCGTTTATCTGGCTTCTGGGAGGACTTACTCCTGATCATAAAACCATAGCGGAGTTTCGCCGTAAGAACACAGAAGCCCTTAAAAGAATTCTCAAGCAATGTACTCGGATGTGTATGGAATTAGACTTACTCGATGGCAATGTACTCTTTGTAGATGGAACAAAGATCAGGGCAAATGCATCTCGTACGAGAAATCACACAAAGCACCACTACGAGGAACACTTGGCAGAGGTTGATAAGCGGATAGATGAACTGCTTGAGGAATGTGAACGAATTGATGAGAAAGAGAAAGAACAGGGTTCATGGATAAAGCTGGAGAAAGAGCTGGTAGAGAACGAAGAGTATCGTACCCGGATACGGGAGATGTTGAATCGATTTAAAGAGGAAGAGGAAAAAGGGAAAAGGCCGAAAACGATAAACCAGACCGATCCGGAGAGTGCCCTGATGAGAAGCGTACAAGGTTCCCATGCGAGCTATAATGTGCAAAGCGTTGTGGATGAGAAGCATAGTCTTATTGTGCATGTTGATGCCGTCAGCGAGACGAGTGATGTAAACCAATTTGCCCATCAGATTACTCAAGCGGAAGAGGTGACCGGGAAGGGATGTAAGGTTGGATGTGCAGATGCAGGCTATGCAGATACCGAAGAGCTCGAGAAGATAGACCGGAGGGGGACAACAGTCATAGTTCCATCGCAGCGGCAAGCACTGCATAATCCAGAAGAAAAGCCCTTTGGTAAGGATAAATTTGTCTATGACAAAGAGCACGACTGTTACTGGTGTCCGGAAGGGCAGAAGCTCGTGTATGAAGGGAAACACGAGGGAGACAAAAAGATAGCATACCGGATACCGGATGCTGTCGTGTGTAAGAAGTGCAAGCAGTATGGTCAGTGTACAGATTTCCCGAGGGGGAGAAAGATAGTTCGGTTATCTCAGGAAGAGGTCAAGGAGAAACTGGAGAGGCAGTATGAGCACCCAGAGTCTCAAGAGATCTACAAGAAACGGAAGGCACGGGTTGAACATCCGTTTGGTCATATCAGGAGGAATCTGGGGATGACGAGCTTTCTGGTACGGGGACGAGAAGGAGCACGGGCGGAGATATCAGTCGCAGCAACCTGTTTTAATATCGTACGAATGATTACGTTACTGGGAGGTGTGAGAGAGCTTATAGGAGGATTCATGGCATTGCAGAGCTAA
- a CDS encoding UDP-glucose/GDP-mannose dehydrogenase, with amino-acid sequence MNRIPGSLLEKIQTKQSLIGIIGLGYVGLPLAIEFCRAGFPVTGFDIDDKKVALLKQGKSYIKHIDSSRIMANGSRFSPTSDFSKLSDMDCIIICVPTPLNKNREPDMTYVFGTTRTIAQYLRKGQLIVLESTTYPGTTDEDMRSILEETGLKAGEDFHLAFSPEREDPNRKDFSTSTIPKIVSGYTEKCLAATRALYDSVVVKTIPVSSTKVAEATKLLENIYRAVNIALVNELKMLFDKMGIDVWEVIEAAKTKPFGFQAFYPGPGLGGHCIPIDPFYLTWKAREYEFSTRFIELAGEINTNMPYYVVERVGQVLNTIGKALHGSQILVLGTAYKKDVDDQRESPSLRIIQLLKKNGANVIYHDPYVPECRGHRHYPDIDMSSVALTEEVLKKAHITLLLTDHSLYDYAFIERHAEHIVDTRNAFERNGIKSKKIYKC; translated from the coding sequence ATGAATAGAATTCCAGGAAGTTTACTCGAAAAAATTCAAACCAAACAATCTCTGATCGGTATTATCGGTCTTGGCTACGTGGGTCTTCCCCTTGCCATTGAATTCTGCAGGGCAGGTTTTCCGGTAACAGGTTTCGACATCGATGATAAAAAAGTAGCATTACTAAAACAAGGAAAGAGTTATATCAAACATATCGATAGCTCACGGATCATGGCCAACGGGTCGCGATTCTCTCCCACTTCCGATTTCTCGAAACTTTCCGATATGGATTGTATTATCATCTGCGTTCCAACCCCTCTGAATAAAAACCGTGAGCCAGACATGACCTATGTATTCGGCACGACAAGAACCATTGCTCAGTATCTCAGGAAGGGGCAGTTAATCGTTCTTGAATCAACTACCTATCCGGGTACTACGGATGAGGATATGAGATCGATATTGGAAGAGACGGGTTTAAAGGCGGGTGAAGACTTCCATCTGGCATTCTCTCCTGAAAGAGAGGACCCGAACCGGAAGGATTTTTCTACCTCAACTATTCCAAAGATAGTAAGCGGCTATACAGAAAAATGCCTTGCGGCTACCAGGGCGCTGTATGATTCAGTCGTTGTCAAAACCATACCGGTATCATCAACAAAGGTTGCTGAGGCAACAAAGCTGCTTGAGAATATTTACCGGGCAGTGAATATTGCCCTTGTCAATGAGCTCAAGATGCTCTTTGATAAGATGGGAATTGATGTATGGGAGGTGATAGAAGCAGCAAAAACGAAACCTTTCGGATTCCAGGCCTTCTATCCGGGACCGGGGCTTGGCGGGCACTGTATCCCGATAGACCCGTTTTATCTGACATGGAAGGCAAGGGAGTATGAATTTTCAACCAGGTTTATAGAGCTTGCAGGAGAGATAAATACGAATATGCCGTATTATGTCGTTGAGAGGGTCGGGCAGGTTTTAAATACCATCGGGAAGGCTCTGCATGGTTCTCAGATCCTTGTGTTAGGAACGGCGTATAAAAAAGACGTGGATGATCAGCGGGAATCACCATCGTTGCGTATTATTCAGCTCTTAAAGAAAAATGGCGCGAATGTGATATACCACGACCCATACGTTCCCGAGTGCAGGGGGCATCGTCATTATCCTGATATTGATATGAGTTCTGTTGCGCTTACCGAGGAGGTTTTAAAAAAGGCGCATATTACACTTCTTTTGACAGACCATTCCCTGTATGACTATGCTTTTATAGAAAGGCATGCAGAACATATTGTGGATACAAGAAATGCGTTTGAGAGGAATGGCATAAAGAGTAAAAAGATCTATAAGTGTTAA
- a CDS encoding putative N-acetylmannosaminyltransferase — protein MSKIAQENKTGNDLNIRKRFNFFGAHIDPLTMEETLGRIDEIIKNREVTQHVVINVAKLVMMQKDNRLREIINSCGLINVDGQGIVWGAQLMNFYVPERVAGIDLMQDLIKHAAWKGYRVYLLGASEEVIKAVVNVWYTQYPNLEIAGYRNGYFSEREESEIVANIQNSHADILFVAMSSPKKELFLNKYLDSLGVPFTMGVGGSFDVVAGKVKRAPVWMQRIGLEWFFRFLSEPKRMWRRYLVTNTVFAWMLVRALFEKCLLALIRRIML, from the coding sequence GTGAGCAAAATAGCCCAAGAAAATAAGACGGGGAATGATCTTAATATCCGGAAAAGGTTTAATTTTTTCGGCGCTCATATTGATCCTCTGACTATGGAAGAGACACTTGGGCGCATAGATGAAATAATCAAAAATCGTGAAGTAACCCAGCATGTAGTGATAAATGTTGCGAAGTTGGTAATGATGCAAAAAGATAACCGTTTACGGGAAATTATTAACTCCTGTGGACTGATAAATGTTGATGGCCAGGGAATTGTGTGGGGAGCGCAACTGATGAACTTTTATGTGCCGGAACGGGTTGCCGGGATTGATCTGATGCAAGATCTGATAAAGCATGCCGCATGGAAAGGATACAGGGTATATCTTTTAGGTGCCAGCGAAGAAGTTATTAAAGCGGTAGTTAACGTATGGTATACGCAATATCCTAACCTTGAAATTGCTGGTTACAGGAACGGCTATTTCTCCGAGAGAGAAGAAAGCGAAATTGTTGCAAATATTCAAAATTCTCATGCTGATATACTATTCGTGGCAATGAGTAGTCCTAAAAAAGAATTATTCTTGAATAAATACCTCGATTCTCTTGGAGTACCCTTTACTATGGGGGTTGGCGGGAGTTTTGACGTTGTAGCAGGGAAGGTAAAACGCGCCCCTGTATGGATGCAACGGATTGGGTTAGAGTGGTTTTTCAGATTCTTGAGTGAGCCCAAAAGAATGTGGAGGAGATATCTGGTGACAAATACCGTCTTTGCCTGGATGCTGGTAAGGGCTTTATTCGAGAAATGTTTATTAGCCTTGATCAGAAGGATTATGTTGTAA
- a CDS encoding transposase: protein MIKYIGLDAHSSTCTFNVTDERGREADNTTIESNGRLLVKYLRGIEGVKKLTFEECELSNWLYEILRPEVDELIVCNPVANGDYKKKKTEKMEESRQEYGKEIVRCSKGFQEIKYLKSIPGIGSIQAAKIVSQVIDPERFSSKYKYYSYCGLVRHKRISDGRGYGSEKIWGNRILKCVYKMAGHSVLKGKSGLRNYYDTLRLRGISHDNAYNAVCRKIAAISLSVWRKSENYNDRLITGNLIK from the coding sequence ATGATAAAGTATATAGGATTGGATGCACATTCGTCAACCTGTACATTCAATGTAACGGATGAAAGAGGGAGGGAAGCAGACAACACTACGATTGAGAGCAACGGTCGGCTTTTGGTGAAGTATTTGAGGGGCATAGAGGGTGTTAAGAAACTGACCTTTGAAGAGTGTGAATTAAGCAACTGGCTCTATGAGATATTGAGACCAGAAGTAGATGAGTTGATCGTATGCAATCCAGTAGCAAATGGTGACTACAAGAAGAAAAAGACGGAGAAGATGGAAGAAAGCAGGCAGGAATATGGAAAAGAGATCGTTCGATGCAGTAAGGGATTTCAAGAGATAAAATATCTCAAGAGCATTCCCGGTATTGGGAGTATCCAGGCGGCGAAGATCGTCTCCCAGGTAATAGACCCGGAGAGATTTAGCAGTAAGTACAAATATTACAGCTACTGTGGGTTGGTGAGGCATAAGAGGATAAGTGACGGCAGGGGATATGGGAGTGAAAAGATTTGGGGAAATCGGATATTAAAATGCGTATACAAGATGGCAGGACATTCGGTTTTAAAGGGTAAGAGCGGTTTAAGGAACTATTACGATACCTTGCGGTTGAGAGGTATCAGTCATGACAATGCCTATAATGCAGTATGTCGTAAGATAGCGGCAATATCTTTAAGCGTATGGAGGAAGAGTGAGAACTATAATGACAGACTGATCACCGGCAATCTCATCAAGTAA
- a CDS encoding UDP-N-acetylglucosamine 2-epimerase: protein MKKKFIIVAGARPNFMKIAPLLKELKKYPSIKPVLVHTGQHYDFLMSDVFFKDLGISQADIYLNVGSASHAMQSAKIMMAFEEVLLKEKPDLVIVVGDVNSTLACSLVASKMHIRVAHIEAGLRSFDRTMPEEINRVVTDSISDYLFVSEKSGLVNLKNEGVKKKKVFFTGNIMIDALLSNMKKINTSSVLKNFSLQPGSYAVLTLHRPGNVDSQQALAEIYDIIGSVSQKIKIVYPIHVRTKEKMKLFHMMDTFNNLTNLAMIEPLGYVDFVRLVKDSRLVITDSGGIQEETTVLGIPCLTMRDNTERPVTIQEGTNILVGRNKRKIISSVNKILQGEKERKKNKIPQFWDGKAAQRIVKVLSAL from the coding sequence ATGAAGAAAAAATTTATTATTGTCGCCGGGGCAAGACCTAATTTTATGAAGATTGCCCCACTCTTGAAAGAATTAAAAAAATACCCATCAATAAAACCAGTTCTCGTCCATACCGGTCAACATTATGATTTTCTGATGTCTGATGTTTTTTTCAAAGACCTGGGCATTTCTCAAGCGGATATCTACTTAAATGTCGGTTCTGCTTCCCATGCTATGCAATCGGCCAAAATCATGATGGCATTTGAGGAGGTTCTTTTAAAAGAAAAACCTGACCTGGTTATTGTTGTCGGCGATGTGAATTCCACGCTGGCCTGCTCTTTGGTTGCTTCCAAGATGCATATCAGGGTTGCTCATATTGAAGCAGGTTTAAGGAGTTTCGACAGAACCATGCCGGAAGAAATTAACAGGGTGGTTACCGATTCAATATCAGACTACCTCTTTGTAAGTGAAAAGAGCGGACTGGTTAATTTGAAAAATGAAGGCGTAAAGAAAAAGAAGGTCTTCTTTACCGGTAATATTATGATCGATGCGTTACTGTCCAATATGAAAAAGATTAACACATCCTCTGTTCTGAAAAACTTTTCACTGCAGCCCGGGTCTTATGCCGTGCTGACCCTTCACCGTCCGGGTAATGTCGATTCACAGCAAGCTCTTGCAGAAATATACGATATCATCGGGTCGGTATCTCAAAAAATCAAGATTGTGTATCCTATCCATGTACGGACAAAGGAAAAGATGAAGTTGTTTCATATGATGGATACATTTAATAACCTGACAAATCTGGCGATGATTGAACCGTTAGGGTACGTAGATTTTGTCAGGTTAGTGAAGGACTCAAGGTTGGTTATTACCGATTCGGGTGGTATCCAGGAAGAGACAACGGTTCTGGGTATCCCGTGTCTTACTATGCGGGATAATACGGAACGGCCTGTTACCATACAGGAAGGAACGAATATACTGGTAGGAAGAAATAAGAGAAAGATTATCAGTTCGGTAAACAAAATCTTGCAGGGAGAGAAGGAGCGGAAAAAGAATAAAATTCCTCAGTTTTGGGATGGAAAGGCTGCACAGAGGATTGTGAAGGTTCTATCCGCTCTATAA
- a CDS encoding transposase, which yields MKQQKRDVKKLAGTDKRPLQEQKKKKSKKDYRVRNWSEYTEALRQRGSLDVWIDEGVQEKWNAEPTGQRGSPPTYSDLAITSTLQLGIVFHQRLRQTEGLVKSLFRLMNIPLKVPDYSTLSRRGETVGISLAKEKKENLVLVLDSSGLKVYGEGEWKVRQHGYTKRRTWRKIHLSITPDGEIRAQELTENSTGDSEVVDKLLSQEESRIDTFAGDGSYDKRKVYESCKRRGILRILIPPRKDAKIWQHGNCSTEPHVRDETIRHIRRTSLRQWKERVGYHVRSLVENAIFRFKTIFGDRLYARNLAQQRTEVGIKASFLNRMMKLGMPESYAIS from the coding sequence ATGAAGCAACAGAAACGGGACGTAAAGAAACTAGCAGGAACAGATAAAAGGCCGCTCCAAGAACAGAAAAAGAAGAAATCAAAGAAGGACTACCGGGTAAGAAACTGGTCAGAGTATACAGAGGCATTAAGACAAAGAGGGTCTCTTGATGTATGGATAGATGAGGGGGTACAAGAGAAATGGAATGCAGAGCCAACGGGCCAAAGAGGGTCTCCCCCTACGTATAGTGATCTGGCCATAACATCAACGCTTCAGTTGGGTATCGTATTTCATCAAAGACTTCGTCAAACAGAAGGATTAGTCAAATCACTGTTTCGGCTCATGAATATCCCTCTGAAGGTTCCTGATTATTCAACCCTGTCTCGAAGAGGTGAAACAGTGGGAATTTCTTTAGCGAAAGAGAAGAAAGAGAATCTGGTATTAGTCCTTGATAGCAGTGGGTTAAAGGTCTATGGGGAAGGGGAATGGAAGGTAAGACAGCATGGATATACCAAGAGAAGAACATGGAGAAAGATTCATTTGTCCATTACTCCTGATGGAGAGATAAGAGCACAAGAGCTTACCGAGAATAGTACTGGTGATTCAGAGGTAGTAGATAAGCTTCTAAGCCAGGAAGAGTCAAGGATTGATACCTTTGCCGGTGATGGCTCCTATGATAAGAGGAAGGTCTATGAGAGTTGTAAGAGAAGAGGGATTCTCAGAATACTTATTCCTCCGAGGAAGGATGCAAAGATATGGCAGCATGGCAACTGCAGTACAGAGCCACATGTCCGAGATGAGACGATAAGGCATATCAGAAGAACTTCCCTAAGACAGTGGAAAGAGCGTGTTGGTTACCACGTCCGCTCTCTGGTTGAGAATGCGATATTTCGATTCAAAACCATCTTTGGCGATAGGCTTTATGCCAGAAATCTTGCTCAACAAAGAACAGAAGTAGGTATCAAGGCATCTTTTTTAAACCGTATGATGAAATTAGGAATGCCGGAAAGTTATGCGATCTCATAA
- a CDS encoding asparagine synthase — translation MCGIAGIFNYQNKHSIDLQVLQKMGGAIRHRGPDDEGFFIDPAVHLGLCHRRLSIIDLTTGKQPMSNAAETIWIVFNGEIYNFVDLKKDLQKKGCHFRTTSDTEVIIYLYEKYGEKGFERLNGIFAFGIYDKRNQCLILARDHFGVKPLYYTFVQGSLVFGSEIKAILQYPSFKKELDYEAFHSFLTFRYNPSPQTLFKDIKKLYPGHYLRVTSEGSVELESYWNYQPVTNANISEEEAIEEYQRLLEQSIRRQLVSDVPVGLLLSGGIDSAVIGYLMQKYAKEKIKTFTIGFPGEGDFNELSDARVSARLIGTEHYELELTQKEYMDFFYKSFYYIEEPIAETSISALYYVSKLASDHVKVVLAGQGADEPMAGYHRYIGENYINKYAGLLRILPFQTIAAILPRNERFKRAVYVSKFSSELQRFLGIYTIFTPEQKDQLLNDDVKGQMRDVDEMLVERLYSQTSQLKDSLSKITFIDTRMGLPDNLLLFNDKMTMANSLEMRVPFLDIGLITFLESLPASFKLRGTTGKLIHKKAVEKWLPKEIIYRKKRGFETPMDTWLQSDLAQVAKNIINAKDSACSNYFSLRYINRMIDQHQHRKENFRRHIFALLSFELWCKGFFEGR, via the coding sequence ATGTGTGGAATAGCAGGTATATTCAATTATCAAAATAAACACTCCATTGACCTGCAGGTTTTGCAGAAGATGGGCGGTGCTATTCGCCATCGCGGACCTGATGACGAAGGGTTTTTTATTGATCCGGCAGTTCACCTTGGACTCTGTCATCGACGTCTGAGCATTATTGACCTGACAACCGGCAAACAGCCTATGTCCAATGCAGCAGAAACAATATGGATTGTCTTTAATGGCGAGATTTATAACTTTGTTGATTTAAAAAAAGACCTGCAAAAAAAAGGATGTCACTTTAGAACAACCTCAGATACCGAAGTTATTATTTACCTGTATGAGAAATACGGTGAAAAAGGATTCGAACGTCTCAACGGTATATTCGCCTTTGGGATATATGATAAAAGGAATCAGTGCCTTATTCTGGCTAGAGATCACTTCGGGGTTAAACCGCTTTATTATACGTTTGTACAGGGAAGCCTGGTCTTTGGGTCAGAGATAAAGGCCATTCTACAATACCCTTCTTTTAAAAAAGAACTGGATTATGAGGCATTTCACAGCTTTCTTACCTTCAGGTATAATCCATCACCTCAAACGCTTTTTAAAGATATAAAAAAGTTATACCCTGGACACTATTTAAGAGTAACATCGGAAGGCTCTGTTGAGTTAGAATCATATTGGAATTATCAGCCTGTAACAAATGCCAATATTTCTGAAGAAGAGGCAATTGAAGAATACCAGAGGTTATTGGAACAGTCAATTAGACGACAATTGGTAAGTGATGTGCCGGTGGGGTTATTATTAAGCGGTGGTATTGACTCGGCTGTAATTGGGTACTTAATGCAAAAATATGCAAAAGAGAAAATCAAGACGTTTACTATCGGGTTTCCAGGAGAAGGCGATTTTAATGAACTGTCTGATGCGCGAGTTTCAGCGAGATTGATTGGGACTGAACACTATGAACTGGAATTAACACAAAAGGAGTACATGGATTTTTTCTATAAGTCATTTTATTATATCGAAGAACCCATTGCGGAGACATCGATTTCGGCGCTCTATTATGTTTCAAAACTTGCATCGGATCATGTAAAGGTTGTATTGGCAGGGCAGGGGGCTGATGAGCCTATGGCTGGATATCATAGATACATCGGGGAAAATTATATAAATAAATACGCTGGTTTATTGCGTATCTTGCCATTTCAGACTATTGCCGCAATCCTACCGAGAAACGAAAGGTTTAAACGGGCTGTATATGTAAGTAAATTTTCTTCGGAACTGCAAAGGTTTCTGGGGATTTATACCATATTTACCCCTGAGCAAAAAGATCAATTACTGAATGATGACGTAAAGGGACAGATGAGAGATGTTGATGAGATGCTCGTAGAAAGGCTCTATTCACAAACGTCTCAATTAAAAGACTCTTTATCAAAAATAACGTTTATCGATACGAGAATGGGTTTGCCTGATAATCTCCTGTTGTTTAATGATAAGATGACAATGGCAAATTCACTGGAGATGAGGGTACCATTTCTCGATATCGGGTTAATTACGTTTTTAGAATCTTTACCAGCCTCGTTTAAATTGAGAGGGACAACGGGAAAGCTTATCCATAAAAAAGCCGTTGAGAAATGGTTGCCCAAAGAGATTATTTACCGAAAAAAACGAGGTTTTGAGACGCCGATGGATACATGGTTACAATCCGATCTGGCACAGGTAGCTAAAAATATTATCAATGCGAAGGATTCAGCCTGTAGTAACTATTTTTCTCTGCGTTATATCAATAGAATGATCGACCAGCACCAGCATAGGAAAGAGAATTTCCGCAGACATATTTTCGCACTCTTATCATTTGAATTATGGTGTAAAGGTTTTTTTGAAGGTCGGTAA